In Candidatus Rokuibacteriota bacterium, a genomic segment contains:
- a CDS encoding YtxH domain-containing protein, producing the protein MAERGDAAGYLGWFFLGAIVGAGAALLLSPRTGRETRDILKEKSEEFARRAGEFASEAQVKAGDLFDKSRDLFEEQTQRLISAFEAGRAAMKEEMSKGHAEP; encoded by the coding sequence ATGGCGGAGCGAGGAGACGCGGCGGGGTACCTCGGGTGGTTCTTTCTGGGTGCCATCGTGGGCGCCGGAGCGGCCCTGCTCCTGTCGCCCAGGACCGGGAGGGAGACCCGCGATATTCTGAAAGAGAAGAGCGAGGAGTTCGCCCGGCGGGCGGGGGAGTTCGCCAGCGAGGCGCAGGTCAAGGCTGGAGACCTCTTCGACAAGAGCCGGGATTTGTTCGAGGAGCAGACCCAGCGGCTCATCTCGGCGTTCGAGGCTGGCAGGGCGGCCATGAAGGAGGAGATGTCGAAGGGCCACGCCGAGCCCTGA